The genomic window CTGCTCGGGGCGGCCGGGGGTGCCGAGCTGCTCGTCGTGGGCGCCCGCGGGCGCGGGGGCGCCCGCGGGCGGCTGCTGGGATCGGTGGCCACGTCGGTGCTCCGGGCGGCGGACTGCCCGGTGACCGTCGTGCGCCCGGGCAGGACGGCGCCCGGGGCGGGCGCCACGAGGGAGGAGCGCCATGAGCACGTCAGCACCGACGCCCGGTGACGACCGGCGGCGCTGGGAGATGTCCCCGGGGGAGAAGCTGATCGCCCAGTGGGAGGCGCAGCACGACGTCGCCGCCCGCGGCTCGCGCTGCGACCCGCTCGGCCTGCAGCACCAGCTCAGCCGGGAGCGCCTCGCCGACCGCACGCGTCCGCCGAGCCCCCGGACACCCGCCGGCGCCACCGCGTCGCGGGCGGCCGACGAGCCGGCGCCCGCCGAGGCGGCGCACCCCGAGCCCCCGACGGCCCGGCGGCACCCGTGGCGGCGGTTCCACCACCACGCCTCCGAGCACTGACCCCCCGGAGGTCCGCCGGTCGGGACCGTGGGGGGAACGTGGGAGGAACGTGGGGGTCCTGAGGGTGGGACGCCGGCGGCCCCGCCGACAGGCTCGTCGGCATGACGACCACCCGCACCGGCACCGCCACCCGCACCGTCCCGATGGCCGACGTCCGCGACATGTACGTCGTCCACCGCGCCTTCCGCCGCGAGTTCGGGCTCCTGCCCGGGCTCGTGCGCGCCGTCGCCCCCGGCGACACCGCGCGCGCCGCCGTCCTGGCCCGGCACGCCCGGATGGTGCTGCTCGGCCTGCACCTGCACCACACCGGCGAGGACGACCTGCTCTGGCCCAAGCTGCTCGAGCGGTGCCCGCCCGACGCCGCGCTCGTGCGCCGCATGGAGGCGCAGCACGAGCAGGTCGAGGACCTCACCGGGCGGCTCGGCCCGGCGCTGGACCGCTGGGAGGTCGAGGCCCGGCCGGCCGTGGGCGAGGAGGTCGCGTCCCTGGTCGAGGCGCTGCGCGCCGTGCTCGTCGAGCACCTGGCCGAGGAGGAGCGCGAGATCCTGCCCCTGGCGCAGCGGCACGTCACGCAGGCCGAGTGGTCGCAGCTGGGGGAGCACGGGAAGGGCCAGATGGCGCTCCGGGACCTCCCGCTGCTGTTCGGCTCGCTGCTGGAGGAGTGCAGCCCGGAGGAGCGCACGATGATGCTGCACGTCGTGCCGTTCCCGGTACGGCTGCTCCTGCAGACGGTCTTCGCCCGGCGGTACCGCCGCTACGTCAGCGAGATCCGCGGGACCGCCTGATCTCCCCGGCCAGGGCCGGGACGTCCGCCGGGCGCACCAGCCGGCCGGCGTCCCAGGCCCGCCCGAAGGCCGTCTCACCCAGCGTCGCGCGGACCTCCGGCAGCACGTCGCGGGCCAGCTCGACGTCGGGTGGGAAGGCCACCGCCACCGAGGAGGCCTCCGCCGTCGCCGACCCCGCCGCGAACAGCCGGGCCGCCAGGTCGGGCAGGCCGCGGCGGGCGGCGACGACGGCCAGCCCGGGGAGCGTGTAGGCCAGCGTCCAGGTGGTGCGGACCTCCGCGGCGAGGTCGGCGGCCTCGCTCCACCGGGCCAGGGCCGTGTCCTCGTCGCCGGCGAGGAGCGCGAGCGAGGCCTGCACGTTGAGCACCGTGGCCAGCGTGAACGGGCTCCCCAGCTCCCGGGCCAGCCGCTCGGCGACCGCCAGCTCGGCCGTGCCCCCGCCGAGGTCGCCGGCCCGCAGCAGCAGCTGTCCCCGGGCGCTCACGGCGTGCGCCCGAGCCCAGGGCTGGCCGGCCTCCTCCGCCAGCCGCTGCGCCTCGTCGAGCTCGGCTGCGGCCGCGTCGAGGTCCCCGAGGAAGACGGCGGCCGAGCCGGTGAGCACCAGCGCGAGGGCGTGCAGGTCGCCGGCCCCGGCGTCGGCCGCGGCGCGAGCGGCGTCGGCAGCCGCCGCGCGGGTGCCCGGGACGTCGCCCGACGCGTAGCGGAGCGCGGCCGTCCCCAGCAGCAGGCGGGCGGCGTCGGCAGGGGCGGGGTCGGCAGGGGCGGGGTCGGCAGGTGCGGGGTCGGTGCGCGCGGCCCGCGTGACCCAGCCCAGGCCCTCCGCGGTGTTGCCGCGCACCGCCCAGTACAGCCACGTCCCCTCGATCACCCGGGCGACGTCGGCCGCGCGTCCGGCGGCCACCAGCCGGCCCAGCGCGGCGGCGAGGTTGCCGTGGTCGCGCTCCAGCCGGTCCAGCCAGGCACCCTGCTCCGGTCCGGTCAGCCCGGTGCGGGCGCCGGCCGCGAGATCGAGCACGGCCGCGGTCGCCCGCTCGGCGACCACCTCGGCCTCGCCGGAGGCGGCCAGCCGGACCGCCGCGTACTGGCGCACCGGCTCCAGCAGCCGGTAGCGCGCCTCGGGGCCCTCCTCGGGGAGCACGAGGGACTGCTCGACCAGCCCGCCGAGCGCGGCGAGCACGCCGCCGCCGGCCACCGCCCGCGCGGCGTCGAGGGAGAAACCGCCGGCGAACACCGCGAGGCGGCGCAGCAGCTCCTGCTCGGCGGCGGTCAGCAGGTCGTGGCTCCAGTCCAGGGCGGCCCGCATCGTGCGCTGCCGCTCGGGCAGGTCCCGCGAGCGGCCGGACCCCAGCGCCTCGTCCAGCCGGCCGAGCAGCGCCGCCGGCGGCAGGTAGCGCGCGTGCGCCGCGGCCAGCTCCAGGGCCAGCGGCAGGCCGTCGAGCCGCCGGCAGATGGCGGCGACGTCGGCGGCGGTGGCGTCGGTGAGGGCGTCCGGGCGGCCCGCGGCCGCCGCGCGGTCGAGGAACACCTGCGCGGCGGGGGAGGCGGCCACGGCGCCGGCGCTGCTGCCGGCCGGCAGGGGCAGGGGACCGAGCGGCCGCTCGCGCTCGGCGCGCACCCGCAGCGGCGCCCGGCTGGTGGCCAGCACCGCCAGGCCGGGGCAGCGGGCCAGCAGGTCGGCGACCTCCGGCGCGGCGTCGAGCACGTGCTCGGCGTTGTCCAGGACCACGAGGTGGCGGCGCTCACCCAGCCGGGCCGCCACCGCCTCGGCGACCGGGCCGGACAGCTGCCGGCCGCCGAGCGCCCGGGCCAGCGTGGGCAGCACCAGCCGCGCCTCCCGCACCGGCGCCAGCTCGGCCACCGTCACCCCGTCGGGGAAGTCGGCCGCGACCGCCCGCGCGACCGCCAGGGCCAGCGTCGTCTTGCCCACCCCGCCCGGGCCGGTGAGCGTGACCAGCCGCGCCGCGCCGGAGCGCAGCAGGCCGGCCACCTCGGCGACGTCGTCGTCCCGGCCGAAGACGGGCGCCGCCGGCGCGGGCACGGGAGGGAGCGGGTCCGCGTCGGGTACGGGACGGGCGGCCGCGGCCAGCGCCGCACGGCCGGGCTCGTCGAGGCCCAGGGCGTCGCCCAGCGCGCGCAGCGTGTGCGGGTGCGGCCGGCGCCGCTCGCCGCGCTCCAGCGCGCTCACCGCCTTGGCGGTCAGCCCCGAGCGTGCGGCGAGCTCCTCCTGGCTGAGCGCGGCCCGCAGCCGCGCGCTCCGCAGCAGCCCGGCCAGCGGGCCGGGGCCGGACGTCGGAGCGCTCACCGGCGGGGAGGGTAGCGGCGGATGCCGCATCCCGGAGGTCCGGGCAGCGTATGAGCCTTGACTCATATAAGCGAGTACTGAAACGATGCGGCCGTGCACGCCTTCGACGTCCTGGGCGACCCGGTCCGGCGGCGGGTCCTCGAGCTCCTCGCCGACGGCGAGCGGTCGGCCGGCGAGGTCACCGCCGTCGTCCGGGAGGAGTTCGGCATCACCCAGCCGGCCGTCTCGCAGCACCTGCGGGTGCTGCGGGACAACGGCTTCGCCCGGGTCCGTGCCGACGGCGCGCGGCGGCTGTACGCCGTCGAGCCCGCGCCGCTGCAGGACGTCGACCGGTGGCTCGCGCGGTTCCGCGGCACCTGGGACCGGCACCTCGACGCACTCGCCACCGAGCTCGCCCGCGGCAGGCGGGAGCGCCGCCCGCGCGAGGAACACCCGCCGGACACCCACCCGGCGGACCCACCCGAGGAGGAGGAACCGTGAGAGACCTGCTGGCCGAGGTCGCCGAGACCGCCCGCGAGGTCGCCCGCCGCGGCGGGGCGGACGACGAGCTGGTCGCCGTCACCGTGCGGCGCGAGTACCCGGCGGCCGCCGAGGACGTGTGGGAGGCCGTCACCGACCCCGCGCGCCTGGCCCGCTGGTTCGCGCCGGTCACCGGCGACCTGCGCCCGGGCGGCGGCTTCGCCGTCGAGGGCAACGCCGACGGCGAGATCCGCGAGTGCTCCCCGCCGTCGACGCTGGTGCTCACCTGGGGCGGGCCGGTCAGCGTCGTCACCGTCCGGCTGACCCCGGCCGGCGCGGCCACCGTCCTGGAGCTCGAGCACACCGTCCCGGTCGCCTTCGCGGGCAGCGGCGCCGGCGCGCTGTTCGTCGGCCCGGGCTGGGACGTCGCCCTGCTCGGCCTGGGGCTGCACCTGCGCGGCGAGGACGTCGGCGACCCGGTCGCCTGGGAGGGCGGCGAGGAGGTGCGCCGCGCCAACGCCGCTTCCATCGACGCGTGGGTGGCCACCGTGACCGCCTCGGGCACCGCGACCCCCGAGGAGGTCGCCGGCGGCGAGGCGGCGGCCCGCGCGCAGTTCACCCCGGAGCCCTCGGCGAGCTGAGACCGCGGTCCCCGGCGCCGGCTCGCCGGGGACCGCGCCGTCGGTCAGAGTGATCACGCGATCCCCTCCCGACGGAAGGCCTCCCCGTGCGCCCCCAGGACGACGGCGACCCGCAGCTCGCGGAGTTCGGCTACACGCAGAAGCTGGACCGCAGCATCGGCCGGTTCGCCAGCTTCGCGGCCGGCATCAGCTACATCTCGATCCTGACCGGCACGTTCCAGCTGTTCTACTTCGGCTTCGGCGCCGGCGGCCCGGCCTACGTGTGGTCCTGGCCGATGGTGTTCGCCGGGCAGCTCATGGTCGCGCTCTGCTTCGCCGAGCTCGCCGCCCGCTACCCGGTGGCCGGGTCGCTCTACAACTGGACGAAGCGGCTGGGCAGCGCGACGACGTCGTGGCTGGCCGGCTGGGTGATGCTGACCGCCTCGATCGTGACGCTGGCGGCCACCGTGCTCGCCTACCAGATCACGCTGCCGCAGCTGTGGTCCGGCTTCCAGGTCGTGGGCGACGGCACCGGCACCTACGACGTCGCGGTGAACGCCGTCGTCCTGGGCGGCCTGCTCGTCCTGTTCACCACGCTGGTCAACGCCTTCGGCGTGAGGCTCATGGCGCGGATCAACAGCGCCGGGGTCCTCATCGAGCTCGTCGCCGCCGTGCTCATCGTGGTGATCCTCGCCGTCAGCGCCACCCGGGGTCCGCAGGAGGTCCTCACCGACACGGCCGGCGCGGGGGAGGGGCAGAGCCTGGGCTACCTCGGTGCCTTCCTCGTCGCGGCGCTCGCCTCCGGGTACGTGATGTACGGCTTCGACACCGCCAGCTCGCTCGGCGAGGAGACGAAGGACCCCGGACGCACCGCGCCGCGCGCGATCATCCGGGCCATCACCGCGTCGTTCGTCCTGGGCGGGCTGATCCTGCTCTCCGGCCTGATGGCCGCTCCCGACCTGGCCGACCCGCAGCTGGCGTCGAGCTCCGGCGGCCTGCAGTACGTCCTGCTGCAGGTGGCCGGCACGGGGCTGGGCAAGGCGTTCCTCGTGTGCATCGTCGTCGCGATCACCGTGTGCTGCCTGGCGGTGCACACCGCGACGATCCGGATGGCGTTCGCGATGGCCCGGGACAACAACCTGCCCTTCAGCGCCCGGCTGGCCCGCGTGGACCCCAGGCGGCGGACGCCGGTCGTCCCGGCCGTCGTCGTGGGCGTGCTGGCGATCGGCGTCCTGGTGCTCAACATCCGCCAGCCGCAGATCTTCACGGCGCTGACCAGCATCGCCGTGGTGATGATCTACCTGGCCTACCTGCTGGTCACCGTCCCGATGCTGGTGAGCCGGCTGCGTGGCCGCTGGCCGCTGCCCGCCGAGCCCGGGCGCTTCTCGCTGGGTCGCTGGGGCCTGCCGGTCAACGTCCTCGCGGTGCTGTGGGGCGCCGCCATGGCGCTGAACCTGGCCTGGCCGCGCCGGGAGGTCTACAACGCCACCGGGGAGCAGCACTGGTACCTGCAGTGGGCCGCGTTCGTGCTGATCGGCGCCATCGTCGCCGTCGGCCTGGCCTGGTACCTGCTGCGGCAGCGCAAGCGCTCGGGCGTCCTGCCCGAGCACGCCCTGGTGGCCGACCCGCCCCCTACCCCCGCCTGATCCGGGCCGCGGCCCGGCCGACCGAGCGCAGCAGCCGGGCCCGCTGTGCCCCCGGCAGGGCGGCGAACACCCGGGCCATCGCCGCGGCGACGGCGGACGGCGGCGAGCCGGCGTCGAGGTAGCCGCCCCACGCCCCCTCGGGCAGCGTGAAGAAGGCGGCGAAGAAGGCGTCGGTGGCCGCGGTGTCCAGCGCGAGCAGCACCTCCAGGCCCAGGCCCAGCAGCCCCGCCGTCGTCCGCGGCCGGGCGGCGCGCACCACCGGCCGCGGGTCCGCGCCGGCGGCCAGCGCCGCGGCCACCCGCGGGCCCAGCCGCAGCGACGACGCCACGCTGTAGCCGGTGGCCGGGTGCACCAGCCCGCCCGCCGCCCCGAGCGGGGTGCCCGGCCCGGCGGCGCGCGGCGGCGCGTCCAGCGGGATGGCCACCCGCTCGGCGTCACCGGCCGGGCGCAGCCCGTGCGCGTCGAGGAGCGCGGCCAGCCGGGCGCGCAGGTCGCCCAGCGGCACCGGCGGGCGCGCGGCGAGCGAGGTGGCCTCCAGGAGCACGGTGCCGTCGTCGAGGGGCAGGCCGTAGAGGAAGGCCGGCGGCGCGGCGGGGTCGGCCAGCGCCGTCCAGTCCATGAGCAGCGCGCCGCCGGGCGGCACCAGGCCGGGCACCGGGCCCGCGACCACCTCGCCCCAGGCCCGCTGCTGCGCCGTCCCCGGCCCGCCGCCGCGGGCGTCGAGCACCGTCCGCGCGGTCAGCCGGGCCCCGTCGGCGAGGACGGCGGCCTCCCGGTCCCGGTCGCGGACCAGCCCGGTCACCCGGCCG from Geodermatophilus normandii includes these protein-coding regions:
- a CDS encoding hemerythrin domain-containing protein — protein: MTTTRTGTATRTVPMADVRDMYVVHRAFRREFGLLPGLVRAVAPGDTARAAVLARHARMVLLGLHLHHTGEDDLLWPKLLERCPPDAALVRRMEAQHEQVEDLTGRLGPALDRWEVEARPAVGEEVASLVEALRAVLVEHLAEEEREILPLAQRHVTQAEWSQLGEHGKGQMALRDLPLLFGSLLEECSPEERTMMLHVVPFPVRLLLQTVFARRYRRYVSEIRGTA
- a CDS encoding ATP-binding protein; this translates as MSAPTSGPGPLAGLLRSARLRAALSQEELAARSGLTAKAVSALERGERRRPHPHTLRALGDALGLDEPGRAALAAAARPVPDADPLPPVPAPAAPVFGRDDDVAEVAGLLRSGAARLVTLTGPGGVGKTTLALAVARAVAADFPDGVTVAELAPVREARLVLPTLARALGGRQLSGPVAEAVAARLGERRHLVVLDNAEHVLDAAPEVADLLARCPGLAVLATSRAPLRVRAERERPLGPLPLPAGSSAGAVAASPAAQVFLDRAAAAGRPDALTDATAADVAAICRRLDGLPLALELAAAHARYLPPAALLGRLDEALGSGRSRDLPERQRTMRAALDWSHDLLTAAEQELLRRLAVFAGGFSLDAARAVAGGGVLAALGGLVEQSLVLPEEGPEARYRLLEPVRQYAAVRLAASGEAEVVAERATAAVLDLAAGARTGLTGPEQGAWLDRLERDHGNLAAALGRLVAAGRAADVARVIEGTWLYWAVRGNTAEGLGWVTRAARTDPAPADPAPADPAPADAARLLLGTAALRYASGDVPGTRAAAADAARAAADAGAGDLHALALVLTGSAAVFLGDLDAAAAELDEAQRLAEEAGQPWARAHAVSARGQLLLRAGDLGGGTAELAVAERLARELGSPFTLATVLNVQASLALLAGDEDTALARWSEAADLAAEVRTTWTLAYTLPGLAVVAARRGLPDLAARLFAAGSATAEASSVAVAFPPDVELARDVLPEVRATLGETAFGRAWDAGRLVRPADVPALAGEIRRSRGSR
- a CDS encoding ArsR/SmtB family transcription factor, which codes for MHAFDVLGDPVRRRVLELLADGERSAGEVTAVVREEFGITQPAVSQHLRVLRDNGFARVRADGARRLYAVEPAPLQDVDRWLARFRGTWDRHLDALATELARGRRERRPREEHPPDTHPADPPEEEEP
- a CDS encoding SRPBCC family protein, which translates into the protein MRDLLAEVAETAREVARRGGADDELVAVTVRREYPAAAEDVWEAVTDPARLARWFAPVTGDLRPGGGFAVEGNADGEIRECSPPSTLVLTWGGPVSVVTVRLTPAGAATVLELEHTVPVAFAGSGAGALFVGPGWDVALLGLGLHLRGEDVGDPVAWEGGEEVRRANAASIDAWVATVTASGTATPEEVAGGEAAARAQFTPEPSAS
- a CDS encoding APC family permease, yielding MRPQDDGDPQLAEFGYTQKLDRSIGRFASFAAGISYISILTGTFQLFYFGFGAGGPAYVWSWPMVFAGQLMVALCFAELAARYPVAGSLYNWTKRLGSATTSWLAGWVMLTASIVTLAATVLAYQITLPQLWSGFQVVGDGTGTYDVAVNAVVLGGLLVLFTTLVNAFGVRLMARINSAGVLIELVAAVLIVVILAVSATRGPQEVLTDTAGAGEGQSLGYLGAFLVAALASGYVMYGFDTASSLGEETKDPGRTAPRAIIRAITASFVLGGLILLSGLMAAPDLADPQLASSSGGLQYVLLQVAGTGLGKAFLVCIVVAITVCCLAVHTATIRMAFAMARDNNLPFSARLARVDPRRRTPVVPAVVVGVLAIGVLVLNIRQPQIFTALTSIAVVMIYLAYLLVTVPMLVSRLRGRWPLPAEPGRFSLGRWGLPVNVLAVLWGAAMALNLAWPRREVYNATGEQHWYLQWAAFVLIGAIVAVGLAWYLLRQRKRSGVLPEHALVADPPPTPA
- a CDS encoding lycopene cyclase family protein, with translation MTPYDVVVAGVGPAGLSAAAACAAAGLRTVLVAPSARVWAPTYCLWADQLDAAAGPLGLDPAAAAARYSPTVVRTAAGGERRLQRGYARLRNGVVHAALLDRLRAHGGEVRTGRVTGLVRDRDREAAVLADGARLTARTVLDARGGGPGTAQQRAWGEVVAGPVPGLVPPGGALLMDWTALADPAAPPAFLYGLPLDDGTVLLEATSLAARPPVPLGDLRARLAALLDAHGLRPAGDAERVAIPLDAPPRAAGPGTPLGAAGGLVHPATGYSVASSLRLGPRVAAALAAGADPRPVVRAARPRTTAGLLGLGLEVLLALDTAATDAFFAAFFTLPEGAWGGYLDAGSPPSAVAAAMARVFAALPGAQRARLLRSVGRAAARIRRG